The Lathyrus oleraceus cultivar Zhongwan6 chromosome 5, CAAS_Psat_ZW6_1.0, whole genome shotgun sequence genome includes the window NNNNNNNNNNNNNNNNNNNNNNNNNNNNNNNNNNNNNNNNNNNNNNNNNNNNNNNNNNNNNNNNNNNNNNNNNNNNNNNNNNNNNNNNNNNNNNNNNNNNNNNNNNNNNNNNNNNNNNNNNNNNNNNNNNNNNNNNNNNNNNNNNNNNNNNNNNNNNNNNNNNNNNNNNNNNNNNNNNNNNNNNNNNNNNNNNNNNNNNNNNNNNNNNNNNNNNNNNNNNNNNNNNNNNNNNNNNNNNNNNNNNNNNNNNNNNNNNNNNNNNNNNNNNNNNNNNNNNNNNNNNNNNNNNNNNNNNNNNNNNNNNNNNNNNNNNNNNNNNNNNNNNNNNNNNNNNNNNNNNNNNNNNNNNNNNNNNNNNNNNNNNNNNNNNNNNNNNNNNNNNNNNNNNNNNNNNNNNNNNNNNNNNNNNNNNNNNNNNNNNNNNNNNNNNNNNNNNNNNNNNNNNNNNNNNNNNNNNNNNNNNNNNNNNNNNNNNNNNNNNNNNNNNNNNNNNNNNNNNNNNNNNNNNNNNNNNNNNNNNNNNNNNNNNNNNNNNNNNNNNNNNNNNNNNNNNNNNNNNNNNNNNNNNNNNNNNNNNNNNNNNNNNNNNNNNNNNNNNNNNNNNNNNNNNNNNNNNNNNNNNNNNNNNNNNNNNNNNNNNNNNNNNNNNNNNNNNNNNNNNNNNNNNNNNNNNNNNNNNNNNNNNNNNNNNNNNNNNNNNNNNNNNNNNNNNNNNNNNNNNNNNNNNNNNNNNNNNNNNNNNNNNNNNNNNNNNNNNNNNNNNNNNNNNNNNNNNNNNNNNNNNNNNNNNNNNNNNNNNNNNNNNNNNNNNNNNNNNNNNNNNNNNNNNNNNNNNNNNNNNNNNNNNNNNNNNNNNNNNNNNNNNNNNNNNNNNNNNNNNNNNNNNNNNNNNNNNNNNNNNNNNNNNNNNNNNNNNNNNNNNNNNNNNNNNNNNNNNNNNNNNNNNNNNNNNNNNNNNNNNNNNNNNNNNNNNNNNNNNNNNNNNNNNNNNNNNNNNNNNNNNNNNNNNNNNNNNNNNNNNNNNNNNNNNNNNNNNNNNNNNNNNNNNNNNNNNNNNNNNNNNNNNNNNNNNNNNNNNNNNNNNNNNNNNNNNNNNNNNNNNNNNNNNNNNNNNNNNNNNNNNNNNNNNNNNNNNNNNNNNNNNNNNNNNNNNNNNNNNNNNNNNNNNNNNNNNNNNNNNNNNNNNNNNNNNNNNNNNNNNNNNNNNNNNNNNNNNNNNNNNNNNNNNNNNNNNNNNNNNNNNNNNNNNNNNNNNNNNNNNNNNNNNNNNNNNNNNNNNNNNNNNNNNNNNNNNNNNNNNNNNNNNNNNNNNNNNNNNNNNNNNNNNNNNNNNNNNNNNNNNNNNNNNNNNNNNNNNNNNNNNNNNNNNNNNNNNNNNNNNNNNNNNNNNNNNNNNNNNNNNNNNNNNNNNNNNNNNNNNNNNNNNNNNNNNNNNNNNNNNNNNNNNNNNNNNNNNNNNNNNNNNNNNNNNNNNNNNNNNNNNNNNNNNNNNNNNNNNNNNNNNNNNNNNNNNNNNNNNNNNNNNNNNNNNNNNNNNNNNNNNNNNNNNNNNNNNNNNNNNNNNNNNNNNNNNNNNNNNNNNNNNNNNNNNNNNNNNNNNNNNNNNNNNNNNNNNNNNNNNNNNNNNNNNNNNNNNNNNNNNNNNNNNNNNNNNNNNNNNNNNNNNNNNNNNNNNNNNNNNNNNNNNNNNNNNNNNNNNNNNNNNNNNNNNNNNNNNNNNNNNNNNNNNNNNNNNNNNNNNNNNNNNNNNNNNNNNNNNNNNNNNNNNNNNNNNNNNNNNNNNNNNNNNNNNNNNNNNNNNNNNNNNNNNNNNNNNNNNNNNNNNNNNNNNNNNNNNNNNNNNNNNNNNNNNNNNNNNNNNNNNNNNNNNNNNNNNNNNNNNNNNNNNNNNNNNNNNNNNNNNNNNNNNNNNNNNNNNNNNNNNNNNNNNNNNNNNNNNNNNNNNNNNNNNNNNNNNNNNNNNNNNNNNNNNNNNNNNNNNNNNNNNNNNNNNNNNNNNNNNNNNNNNNNNNNNNNNNNNNNNNNNNNNNNNNNNNNNNNNNNNNNNNNNNNNNNNNNNNNNNNNNNNNNNNNNNNNNNNNNNNNNNNNNNNNNNNNNNNNNNNNNNNNNNNNNNNNNNNNNNNNNNNNNNNNNNNNNNNNNNNNNNNNNNNNNNNNNNNNNNNNNNNNNNNNNNNNNNNNNNNNNNNNNNNNNNNNNNNNNNNNNNNNNNNNNNNNNNNNNNNNNNNNNNNNNNNNNNNNNNNNNNNNNNNNNNNNNNNNNNNNNNNNNNNNNNNNNNNNNNNNNNNNNNNNNNNNNNNNNNNNNNNNNNNNNNNNNNNNNNNNNNNNNNNNNNNNNNNNNNNNNNNNNNNNNNNNNNNNNNNNNNNNNNNNNNNNNNNNNNNNNNNNNNNNNNNNNNNNNNNNNNNNNNNNNNNNNNNNNNNNNNNNNNNNNNNNNNNNNNNNNNNNNNNNNNNNNNNNNNNNNNNNNNNNNNNNNNNNNNNNNNNNNNNNNNNNNNNNNNNNNNNNNNNNNNNNNNNNNNNNNNNNNNNNNNNNNNNNNNNNNNNNNNNNNNNNNNNNNNNNNNNNNNNNNNNNNNNNNNNNNNNNNNNNNNNNNNNNNNNNNNNNNNNNNNNNNNNNNNNNNNNNNNNNNNNNNNNNNNNNNNNNNNNNNNNNNNNNNNNNNNNNNNNNNNNNNNNNNNNNNNNNNNNNNNNNNNNNNNNNNNNNNNNNNNNNNNNNNNNNNNNNNNNNNNNNNNNNNNNNNNNNNNNNNNNNNNNNNNNNNNNNNNNNNNNNNNNNNNNNNNNNNNNNNNNNNNNNNNNNNNNNNNNNNNNNNNNNNNNNNNNNNNNNNNNNNNNNNNNNNNNNNNNNNNNNNNNNNNNNNNNNNNNNNNNNNNNNNNNNNNNNNNNNNNNNNNNNNNNNNNNNNNNNNNNNNNNNNNNNNNNNNNNNNNNNNNNNNNNNNNNNNNNNNNNNNNNNNNNNNNNNNNNNNNNNNNNNNNNNNNNNNNNNNNNNNNNNNNNNNNNNNNNNNNNNNNNNNNNNNNNNNNNNNNNNNNNNNNNNNNNNNNNNNNNNNNNNNNNNNNNNNNNNNNNNNNNNNNNNNNNNNNNNNNNNNNNNNNNNNNNNNNNNNNNNNNNNNNNNNNNNNNNNNNNNNNNNNNNNNNNNNNNNNNNNNNNNNNNNNNNNNNNNNNNNNNNNNNNNNNNNNNNNNNNNNNNNNNNNNNNNNNNNNNNNNNNNNNNNNNNNNNNNNNNNNNNNNNNNNNNNNNNNNNNNNNNNNNNNNNNNNNNNNNNNNNNNNNNNNNNNNNNNNNNNNNNNNNNNNNNNNNNNNNNNNNNNNNNNNNNNNNNNNNNNNNNNNNNNNNNNNNNNNNNNNNNNNNNNNNNNNNNNNNNNNNNNNNNNNNNNNNNNNNNNNNNNNNNNNNNNNNNNNNNNNNNNNNNNNNNNNNNNNNNNNNNNNNNNNNNNNNNNNNNNNNNNNNNNNNNNNNNNNNNNNNNNNNNNNNNNNNNNNNNNNNNNNNNNNNNNNNNNNNNNNNNNNNNNNNNNNNNNNNNNNNNNNNNNNNNNNNNNNNNNNNNNNNNNNNNNNNNNNNNNNNNNNNNNNNNNNNNNNNNNNNNNNNNNNNNNNNNNNNNNNNNNNNNNNNNNNNNNNNNNNNNNNNNNNNNNNNNNNNNNNNNNNNNNNNNNNNNNNNNNNNNNNNNNNNNNNNNNNNNNNNNNNNNNNNNNNNNNNNNNNNNNNNNNNNNNNNNNNNNNNNNNNNNNNNNNNNNNNNNNNNNNNNNNNNNNNNNNNNNNNNNNNNNNNNNNNNNNNNNNNNNNNNNNNNNNNNNNNNNNNNNNNNNNNNNNNNNNNNNNNNNNNNNNNNNNNNNNNNNNNNNNNNNNNNNNNNNNNNNNNNNNNNNNNNNNNNNNNNNNNNNNNNNNNNNNNNNNNNNNNNNNNNNNNNNNNNNNNNNNNNNNNNNNNNNNNNNNNNNNNNNNNNNNNNNNNNNNNNNNNNNNNNNNNNNNNNNNNNNNNNNNNNNNNNNNNNNNNNNNNNNNNNNNNNNNNNNNNNNNNNNNNNNNNNNNNNNNNNNNNNNNNNNNNNNNNNNNNNNNNNNNNNNNNNNNNNNNNNNNNNNNNNNNNNNNNNNNNNNNNNNNNNNNNNNNNNNNNNNNNNNNNNNNNNNNNNNNNNNNNNNNNNNNNNNNNNNNNNNNNNNNNNNNNNNNNNNNNNNNNNNNNNNNNNNNNNNNNNNNNNNNNNNNNNNNNNNNNNNNNNNNNNNNNNNNNNNNNNNNNNNNNNNNNNNNNNNNNNNNNNNNNNNNNNNNNNNNNNNNNNNNNNNNNNNNNNNNNNNNNNNNNNNNNNNNNNNNNNNNNNNNNNNNNNNNNNNNNNNNNNNNNNNNNNNNNNNNNNNNNNNNNNNNNNNNNNNNNNNNNNNNNNNNNNNNNNNNNNNNNNNNNNNNNNNNNNNNNNNNNNNNNNNNNNNNNNNNNNNNNNNNNNNNNNNNNNNNNNNNNNNNNNNNNNNNNNNNNNNNNNNNNNNNNNNNNNNNNNNNNNNNNNNNNNNNNNNNNNNNNNNNNNNNNNNNNNNNNNNNNNNNNNNNNNNNNNNNNNNNNNNNNNNNNNNNNNNNNNNNNNNNNNNNNNNNNNNNNNNNNNNNNNNNNNNNNNNNNNNNNNNNNNNNNNNNNNNNNNNNNNNNNNNNNNNNNNNNNNNNNNNNNNNNNNNNNNNNNNNNNNNNNNNNNNNNNNNNNNNNNNNNNNNNNNNNNNNNNNNNNNNNNNNNNNNNNNNNNNNNNNNNNNNNNNNNNNNNNNNNNNNNNNNNNNNNNNNNNNNNNNNNNNNNNNNNNNNNNNNNNNNNNNNNNNNNNNNNNNNNNNNNNNNNNNNNNNNNNNNNNNNNNNNNNNNNNNNNNNNNNNNNNNNNNNNNNNNNNNNNNNNNNNNNNNNNNNNNNNNNNNNNNNNNNNNNNNNNNNNNNNNNNNNNNNNNNNNNNNNNNNNNNNNNNNNNNNNNNNNNNNNNNNNNNNNNNNNNNNNNNNNNNNNNNNNNNNNNNNNNNNNNNNNNNNNNNNNNNNNNNNNNNNNNNNNNNNNNNNNNNNNNNNNNNNNNNNNNNNNNNNNNNNNNNNNNNNNNNNNNNNNNNNNNNNNNNNNNNNNNNNNNNNNNNNNNNNNNNNNNNNNNNNNNNNNNNNNNNNNNNNNNNNNNNNNNNNNNNNNNNNNNNNNNNNNNNNNNNNNNNNNNNNNNNNNNNNNNNNNNNNNNNNNNNNNNNNNNNNNNNNNNNNNNNNNNNNNNNNNNNNNNNNNNNNNNNNNNNNNNNNNNNNNNNNNNNNNNNNNNNNNNNNNNNNNNNNNNNNNNNNNNNNNNNNNNNNNNNNNNNNNNNNNNNNNNNNNNNNNNNNNNNNNNNNNNNNNNNNNNNNNNNNNNNNNNNNNNNNNNNNNNNNNNNNNNNNNNNNNNNNNNNNNNNNNNNNNNNNNNNNNNNNNNNNNNNNNNNNNNNNNNNNNNNNNNNNNNNNNNNNNNNNNNNNNNNNNNNNNNNNNNNNNNNNNNNNNNNNNNNNNNNNNNNNNNNNNNNNNNNNNNNNNNNNNNNNNNNNNNNNNNNNNNNNNNNNNNNNNNNNNNNNNNNNNNNNNNNNNNNNNNNNNNNNNNNNNNNNNNNNNNNNNNNNNNNNNNNNNNNNNNCACacatgaaaaatgaaaaaagtGGTAAGGATATAAGGGTTcgttttgttttgtttttttaaaaaataatttgtATAGTGTAATATAAGTTTGTgtaaaatataatttataaagAAATTCTTCataaaaattttaaataaaaatttagttttaatagttattcttaaaatgttattctagatatttcatcattttattaaAACTCTTTTTGGATATCAAAACTCTAAACAATCACataattttgaagctatttcaaataacttttcataaaaatcatttttgagatacaatTTTTTTTTAGAATTATGATTTCGACTATATTTTGATCTTTAATAATGTATGTTTATGTTATAGAATATCAAAATTATTCTTTCAAtttagaaaaaaataaatataaaaaaacttgtaatattttaaaaaattcatttATGAAAATAGAAAAAAACCATTTGAATACTCAATAACTCAactatattattattattattattattattattattattattattattattattattattattatggaTACAGGTTTTCTAATAGATGCCCCACATTTATATTTTTGCATTTGGAGTTTAAATATCAAAAAGTGATTTTTTTCACATCCCTAAAAGGAACCAACTTGACCTTCCTTCTTCAAGGATTTTCTAGCTTTTTGAAAGTTTTCACTTTAACCCCTCTTGTATTTCTTTTAAAAATAGTATtttattttatagaaaataaaataattcaccGCACTAAAAAACAGAAACCAGTTGGACTGAAGAGTTTGAATTTGATTTATGCAAAATATTTTTTATCATCTGATTTATGACTATGGTTTCATCACCACAGCAATAAATGATCAGCCGACGTAGACAATCAATATTAATTTTTTAAACATCCATTCTTATACGATGGCCCTTGTTATTTTGACTCAATAGAGTAACTCTTTAGTTTTTGACTCAATATAGTTCTAGTATATCCATATTCTTATATATTAAATTCCTCATATCTATTAAATTTGTAGTATTTCCAACCAATGAATATTTTTAAGTCTATTCAACCATTATTTTAAGAGATAAATATGTTTGTCATATTTTTAAATATTCTAAATTTTGTTTTCAATCTcttaaaatatatatttttattcaTTAAATTAGTGATAGTTTTAGTGACGGTTGATTATTTAACGACTGAGTTAATGATAATTTTAACGATgattttaatattaaaatataaaaaatataaatgaaaatTTTTAAGATGATTCTTTGACgaaaatattttattaaaaataaaatttgagATATTTAAAAAAACcataaatataattttaattattttaatatctATTCAACATATATGATtggtttttattattattattattctaGTTATTATTTTTAATAGCGTGCCCTATGCTCTTGTTAAAGTCAAATCTTATTGAGCATAAACTTGATTTGTTAATTGTTAGTATTCAAAAATGGCTACTACAATTCCATGCACATGCTTGACTGTTCAAAATTACGAGTCTATATAAACCACtaacttcactaatctcaatcATCAAAAACTCTTTATTATAATTTCACATCTTCTATAGTTTTTATCTAACATGGATAACTATTTGTCCCAATTGAGTCCAGAAATGTATGTTGCAACCACAATGCTCTCCCTCGTAGTAGTATACATTACTATGAACTTTCTTTCAATCCAAAGTAGAACCAAAAGCCAAAAATATATTCTCCCACCAGGTCCATCACCACTTGCAATCATGTTACATGTTTTTGAGCTTCGAAAAAATCCACAATATTGTCTAGCAAAATTCTCCACCTTACATGGTCCAATAATGCACTTAAAGCTAGGGCAAATATCGACCGTAGTTATTTCTTCGGCCGATGCAGCCCAAGAAGTGCTTCAAACTCATGACCTTTTATTCTCAAACCGAACGGTTCCTCAAGCCGTCGCGGTCCTCGATCACGATATTTTTAGCTTACCCTTTATGCCGGTTTGCGATCTTTGGAGAGACCTAAGAAAAATATGCAAAAATGAGTTGTTTTCTAGCCAAACACTTGATGCTAGCCATGCACTTAGGTGTAAGAAGTTACAAGAGATTTTAAGTGAGATTGATAGAAGTAGCTTAGTTGGTGAAGCTGTTGATGTTGGAAGAGCTGCTTTTAAGACTACAATGAATTTTTTAtcaaacacttttttttcaaaGGACTTTGCTAACTCTGCAGGTGAAACTGATGAGTATAAGAGTATTATTGAAAATCTTGTGAGTGCAATAGGAACACCAAATTTGGTTGATTTTTTTCCggttttgaaaatggttgatcCACAAGGTATAAGAGGAGTTTCAGCTACTTATCTTGATAAGTTGTTGCAAATAATCGATTCTTATATTATCAAGAGAATGGAGTTAAGAGGAGGAGAAAATTATGTCAAATATGATGACATGTTGGATAATTTGCTCGATATCTCTCAACAGAATGGCCAAAAGATGGACAACACCAAGATAAAACATTTGTTTCTTGTAATTTTCTATAAATCTCTTTTTACTATTTTTTAActttgttttgatttttttttaattcttttgaTTAATATTTTACTATTTAATTgtgtttaaaaaaaatattttttaactctttttttgtgattttcattattttaaataaatttgtttttttttgctttaaaaaatcactttttaaaatttgattatttacttcacatgttgaattttttttacAGATAAATTTCAATATCTCACTGTATAAATATTTATGTATTTATAGTAGAATAAAGTGGATGTTTGAGTAAAATAGTTTTGCACTTAGAGTTTACACAAAtgaaattattatttttatttattttctaagGATTTACCAAGGAACATCTTAGGAGATTGAATCAAgaataaataaatattttttagaaAACTTCATATTTTAGACAGTTAAGTTCATAAGCTGATGAAAATTTTCTTTTGCTAAAGACTAGTTAACATTTACAAAAACTTCATTAAATGTATTTTTTTTGTTGAAGAATAATATTTTGTTCACATGCATGATAACTCATTAtgaatattttattattatcaaAACATGATATTTGCAGCAATTTAGGACTTACGATAATATTATCATAAGCACTTTGgtttatttatttgtttttgatGTTATGATTGAAATGATAGCATGATACtcatttttttaattattaaatacTAATTTATTTATAATTTGTGATTTTATAATAGGATTTATTCGTTGCGGGGACAGATACAACTTCCTACACAATAGAAAAAGCAATGACAGAATTAATTCACAATCCACATGCGATGATAAAGGCCAAAGAAGAGCTTGCACAAATAATCGGCAAAGGAAAAACAATTCAAGAATCCGACATTGTCAATCTTCCATATTTGCAAGCAATAGTAAAAGAAACATTACGTTTGCATCCATCCGCTCCACTTTTACTACCAAGAAAAGCCAAAATCGACGTACAAATTCATGGATACACAATTCCACAAGGTGCGCAAGTCTTGATTAACAAATGGGCCATGGCGAGAGACCCAAAAATTTGGAATGAAGCAAACTCGTTTTTGCCCGAAAGATTTTTGGGCTCTGAAATAAATTATCGAGGTCAAAACTTTCAATTGACGCCATTTGGGAGCGGAAGAAGAATATGTCCGGGCATGCCACTTGCTATTAGGATGTTGCATACGATGTTGGGATCAATGATTAACTTCTTTGATTGGAAACTTGAAAATGGAGTTAAAGATATTGATCAACACTTGAGAGCTATTCCCTCTAGAGTGAACAAGGTGGAACATACAATATGAGTATATAGTATGTTTTTATTTGCATAAGGCACAAAACAAAAAGACTAGTGTGCCATGTTGTGAATTTATTAAGAAGTTGTTTTATTTCTGGTACTTTAACTTAAGTTACTTTAAGTTGTGCACCTATAATAATTTTTAGACAAAAGCTATATATGCTTTTGTTAGAACATCTTCAACACTTAGTTTATGTTGCTTATATTTCTCTGTTGTTGAAGGTGTCAAACATGGCAATTGCGATTGTTTAAGATGAAGCCATGTATGTACCTTATGTAAGAACCCTACAACAATGTTGTTTTATTATTTGATAACATATTTTCATCTTCGATCTCTACATGATATCATTTAAATAAAATTATGCTTACAGTCCTTTGAGTTTTATATTTTAGATGGGtcttttttgttttttaatttaaaattaatcctttatatttgttgaattgaaaaacaatatatatatatatatatatatatatatattatatattatatattatatatatatatatatatatatatatatatatattatatatatatatatataatatatatattatatatatatctGAGATTAATTGAAAATACATTGTCAATGTAGAAGGGTTTTACACCATCACTTAATTATAGACGTGGATATTAAAAGaaaatttgacttttattttaaaaatctataaagtaatacaaacgggtgatggtgatgaaccgacggtgtaaaaaatttttacactgacagtgtatagtaattaatctctctctctctctctctctctctctctctctctctcctctcttctctctctctctctctcttctctctctctctcttctctcctctctctctatctctctctctctctctcctctctctctctctctctctctctctctctctctctctctctctctctctctctctctctctctctctctctctctctctctctctctctctcttctctctctctcctctctctcttctctctctctctccttctctctcttctctctctctctctctctcctcctctcttctctctctctctctctctctcctctctctctctctccctctctctctctctctctctctctctctctctctctctctcctctctctctctcctctctctctctctctctccttctctctctctctcttcttctcttctcctctctctctctctctctctctctctctctctatatatatatatatataatatatagatatatatatatatatatatagtaccataaatattttcaaaacacAGAAAACCAAATATAAAAAAACTAACACAATAAGTTCAAAGAACCTCTAATCCTAAACTTAATGAGGGGCAGAGGCACATGCATTTCAGCGGGTGCAACTCAACTTTAAGATTTTACACACCAATTATTTGTTTTGTCTTGACACTGAACCATCAAGTTTTGTCTTTTGTATTCTTTGTCTTTCTCGGAACATACTGTCCTTTACTAATAAAGTACTCCCTTATCTTATTTATaggttttaaaataaatttacTTTGCGAAATTTAATTGAGGATATActaataattataataattatgtTATCTCTTTTATATGAAATTAAAAAAGTTAAATACACTTCACTATTTTTTTTAATAAGTTTAAAATTGGTCATTTTTACTTATAAATCAAGTCAAAGTAGTATTAAAGCTACAATAATTCTACTATTATAGAAATTTAGAAAATTCCTCAATGCATCCTATATATTTTTTAGGCACCGTGTAAAAATATTTAACTTCCCCCCAGATTTgggagatgcatctccggacgcaTCCAATTCTCAGTTAACTTAAAAATaatccggagatgcatctccgttTATTTTACGGAGATATACCTCTGTAATCTATCAGAACATAATTGTGCATATTATATTTTGTTTACGTGTATTCACATGAAAATTTAAATCATACAATTCATAAAACCATATAATCTATATGCAAAAAAATAAGGTATATAACTCCAGATGGTCAAAATGTAATATATAAATAAAGTCGAATACAACGATAAAGTAGCATGAGGTGAAAATAAAATACAATCTATAGTACAACTATTATATACTACTGCATTATTGTGTATTTTAGACTACATCTCCTCTGCCTCCTCTGACTCCTCAACCATCAATCCCTCCCGACTTCTGACGATATCTTTGGTACATCAATGTCATCCATGCATTACTACAAATAACACTTTTTATGATGAATCTTTCACCTCGATCATGCCAACAATCGAGCGTATAGGTCTTGGGAGCCACATGtttgatttttttaataaaaaaaaataactTTTTCCCTGGATATTATAAAAAACTGAGGTAATATAGTTATAAGTGAGCGCCggatttttcaaaaaaataaaataa containing:
- the LOC127086121 gene encoding geraniol 8-hydroxylase, producing the protein MDNYLSQLSPEMYVATTMLSLVVVYITMNFLSIQSRTKSQKYILPPGPSPLAIMLHVFELRKNPQYCLAKFSTLHGPIMHLKLGQISTVVISSADAAQEVLQTHDLLFSNRTVPQAVAVLDHDIFSLPFMPVCDLWRDLRKICKNELFSSQTLDASHALRCKKLQEILSEIDRSSLVGEAVDVGRAAFKTTMNFLSNTFFSKDFANSAGETDEYKSIIENLVSAIGTPNLVDFFPVLKMVDPQGIRGVSATYLDKLLQIIDSYIIKRMELRGGENYVKYDDMLDNLLDISQQNGQKMDNTKIKHLFLDLFVAGTDTTSYTIEKAMTELIHNPHAMIKAKEELAQIIGKGKTIQESDIVNLPYLQAIVKETLRLHPSAPLLLPRKAKIDVQIHGYTIPQGAQVLINKWAMARDPKIWNEANSFLPERFLGSEINYRGQNFQLTPFGSGRRICPGMPLAIRMLHTMLGSMINFFDWKLENGVKDIDQHLRAIPSRVNKVEHTI